One genomic window of Ilyobacter polytropus DSM 2926 includes the following:
- the lon gene encoding endopeptidase La, whose product MIKTPFIPTRDLVIFPGIITPLFVGREISINSLEKAMLNENKIVLCMQKDFLKEEPELPEDVHSVGVLANVLQTVKMPNNTIKVLVEAQKRITLKNVVEEGDSYFATYKIVETKELDPVVGKALYRKVIDIFEKYAKMNSRILPDLIANLRGLTDIEKAFDLVASNLQTTSEEKQKLLETFDTEERGYLLIDIISKEIEIAGIEKKIDSKVKEKMNQAQKSYYLKEKINAMKDELGENFEDDDIAELKEKIKKAKLPQEAKKKVEKELSRLTKMPAFSAESTVSRTYIETIAELPWNKKTKDILDVKKAHEVLEADHYGLKEVKERILEYLSVKKLNPGMKGSILCLVGPPGVGKTSLAKSIASAMGRKFARVSLGGVRDEADIRGHRRTYIGSMPGRIIRTLKDAQSKNPLVLLDEIDKMSSDFKGDPASAMLEVLDPEQNKHFEDHYVDMPFDLSDVFFIATANDLRTIPAPLRDRMDIISLSSYTEYEKLHIAKRYLIEQAKNENGLNNITLELSDRALMRIIDEYTREAGVRTLKREISRLFRRIAKEIVDTDKKKVVVNIKNLEKYMGKVKFRPGKMREKEYKVGVVNGLAWTAVGGTTLEVQGVSMPGKGKLSLTGTLGNVMKESAHVAYTFVRAKGQDFGIEEADFNEKKDIHLHFPEGATPKDGPSAGITITTTIISILSGRGVRQDLAMTGEITITGEVLAVGGIKEKVIGAHRVGIREVILPAENESDVSEIPSEVSKDMKFNFVKNYEEVEKLVFEK is encoded by the coding sequence ATGATTAAGACACCGTTTATACCCACGAGAGATTTAGTTATCTTCCCAGGAATAATAACTCCACTTTTTGTGGGAAGAGAAATAAGTATAAATAGCCTTGAAAAGGCAATGTTAAATGAAAATAAGATAGTTCTTTGTATGCAAAAGGATTTCCTTAAAGAGGAACCTGAACTTCCTGAAGATGTTCACAGTGTGGGAGTTTTGGCAAATGTACTTCAGACGGTAAAAATGCCAAATAACACTATTAAAGTACTCGTAGAAGCTCAGAAAAGAATTACTTTAAAAAATGTTGTAGAAGAGGGAGATTCGTATTTTGCAACTTACAAAATAGTAGAAACAAAAGAGCTTGATCCTGTAGTGGGAAAAGCCCTTTACAGAAAAGTAATTGATATATTTGAAAAATATGCAAAAATGAACAGCAGAATACTGCCAGATCTTATTGCAAACTTAAGAGGACTTACTGATATTGAAAAGGCCTTTGATCTGGTGGCATCAAATCTTCAGACAACAAGTGAAGAAAAGCAAAAGCTTCTTGAAACTTTCGACACAGAGGAAAGAGGCTACCTGCTTATAGATATAATATCAAAAGAGATCGAAATAGCTGGAATAGAGAAAAAAATAGACAGTAAAGTCAAAGAAAAAATGAATCAAGCCCAAAAATCATACTATCTAAAGGAAAAGATAAATGCTATGAAGGATGAGCTTGGTGAAAACTTTGAAGATGATGACATAGCGGAACTAAAGGAAAAGATAAAAAAAGCAAAACTTCCTCAGGAAGCGAAAAAGAAAGTTGAAAAGGAACTTTCTAGACTGACTAAGATGCCTGCATTTTCTGCAGAATCAACAGTTTCAAGAACTTATATTGAGACTATAGCAGAACTTCCTTGGAATAAAAAAACAAAAGATATACTTGATGTGAAAAAGGCTCATGAAGTATTGGAAGCAGATCACTACGGCCTTAAAGAAGTAAAGGAAAGAATCTTAGAATATCTTTCTGTAAAGAAACTCAATCCTGGAATGAAAGGAAGTATACTTTGTCTTGTAGGGCCTCCTGGTGTAGGGAAAACATCCCTTGCAAAATCAATAGCATCAGCTATGGGTAGAAAATTTGCAAGAGTTTCTCTAGGAGGAGTCAGAGACGAAGCTGACATAAGAGGACACAGAAGAACCTACATAGGATCTATGCCTGGTAGAATAATAAGAACCTTAAAAGATGCTCAGTCAAAAAATCCTCTTGTTCTTTTAGATGAAATAGATAAAATGTCTAGTGACTTTAAGGGAGATCCTGCTTCTGCAATGCTTGAAGTTTTAGACCCTGAGCAAAACAAGCATTTTGAGGATCACTATGTGGATATGCCTTTTGATCTTTCAGACGTATTTTTCATCGCTACGGCTAATGACCTAAGAACTATACCTGCACCTCTTAGAGACAGGATGGATATAATAAGTCTTTCGTCATATACTGAGTATGAAAAACTTCACATAGCAAAAAGATACCTTATAGAACAGGCTAAAAATGAAAATGGATTAAATAATATAACACTTGAACTATCTGACAGAGCTCTTATGAGAATAATAGACGAATATACTAGAGAAGCCGGGGTAAGAACATTAAAGAGAGAGATATCTAGACTCTTTAGAAGAATTGCCAAGGAGATAGTGGATACAGATAAGAAAAAAGTAGTTGTAAATATAAAAAATCTTGAAAAATATATGGGTAAAGTAAAGTTTAGACCTGGAAAAATGAGAGAAAAAGAATATAAGGTCGGAGTGGTAAACGGTCTGGCATGGACTGCAGTAGGTGGAACTACTCTTGAGGTACAGGGAGTATCAATGCCTGGAAAGGGAAAGCTTTCCCTGACAGGAACTCTAGGAAATGTCATGAAAGAGTCTGCTCATGTAGCCTATACCTTTGTAAGAGCCAAGGGACAGGATTTTGGAATTGAAGAAGCTGACTTTAACGAAAAGAAAGATATTCACCTTCATTTCCCTGAAGGAGCTACTCCAAAAGACGGACCTTCTGCTGGTATCACAATAACAACGACAATTATCTCAATTCTTTCTGGAAGAGGAGTAAGACAAGATCTGGCAATGACTGGAGAAATCACCATAACAGGTGAAGTCCTTGCAGTGGGAGGTATAAAAGAAAAGGTTAT